One genomic segment of Nonomuraea coxensis DSM 45129 includes these proteins:
- a CDS encoding DUF5682 family protein yields the protein MTTSGAFAAGEPRVTVLGVRHHGPGSARAVRAELERLRPDAILIEGPPEADALVRLAPGLEPPVALLAHVPGAPSRAAFWPFARFSPEWQAILYGVAAGVPVGFCDLPAAHTLAEDPRDGEGEPPDARRADPIGALAAAAGYDDPERWWEDVVEHRSEPGGGGPADGPAGGPVRWFEVIAEAMAAVREGHVPDEREARREAHMRRTVRAALKQGHTRVAVVCGAWHVPALAGPLPSAAADNALLRGLPKVKAELTWVPWTYGRLASRSGYGAGVTSPGWYHHLFTVPDRPVERWLAEAARVLRDEGLAVSSAHVIESVRLAGSLAALRGRPLAGLSEVTEAARAVLCEGDDLAVELIQRRLVVGDRLGHVPDGVPMVPLQRDLRDQQRRLRLRPEALDRELDLDLRKPLDLERSHLLHRLRLLEVGWGTPGQARGKGTFRETWTLRWRPEHDLALIEHAALGTTVAAAAVRRAADLAGTGSAALAELTALVEQCLLAGLPEALPAVLAALSARAALDTDVTHLMAALPAMVRAHRYGDVRGTPAEGLAVIVRSMLDRIRIGLPVAVTGLDDDAAADLLKHVDAVHSAVALLTEHTGPAARAEDLQEEKRLASDTQREPGRASGVQPESARTEDLQGEKGRPSDTQRESGRVEGVEGGRERERWVATLRGLSDRRDLHGLVEGRLTRILLDCGELDDAGDRMSRAMSRGQTPARAASWVEGFLSGGGLLLVHDARLLALVDGWLTGLSAEQFTDVLPLLRRTFGAFAAPERRSIGERLRSAGHERGGDDAHDLDERRAAGAVATVLSIIGRPAARATEGDR from the coding sequence ATGACCACGTCCGGAGCGTTCGCGGCGGGGGAGCCGCGGGTGACGGTGCTCGGCGTGCGCCATCACGGGCCGGGCTCGGCCCGGGCCGTGCGCGCCGAGCTCGAACGCCTGCGTCCCGACGCGATCCTCATCGAGGGGCCGCCCGAGGCCGACGCGCTCGTCCGGCTCGCCCCTGGCCTTGAGCCGCCCGTCGCGCTGCTGGCGCACGTGCCGGGGGCGCCGTCCCGGGCGGCGTTCTGGCCGTTCGCCCGGTTCTCGCCGGAGTGGCAGGCCATCCTGTACGGCGTGGCGGCCGGCGTGCCCGTGGGTTTCTGCGACCTGCCGGCCGCGCACACCCTGGCCGAGGACCCGCGGGACGGCGAGGGCGAGCCGCCCGACGCGCGGCGGGCCGACCCCATCGGCGCGCTCGCCGCCGCGGCCGGCTACGACGACCCCGAACGCTGGTGGGAGGACGTCGTCGAGCACCGCTCCGAGCCCGGCGGCGGCGGGCCGGCGGACGGGCCGGCGGGCGGGCCGGTGCGGTGGTTCGAGGTGATCGCCGAGGCCATGGCCGCCGTACGCGAGGGTCACGTCCCCGACGAGCGGGAGGCCAGGCGCGAGGCCCACATGCGCAGGACCGTACGCGCCGCACTCAAGCAGGGCCACACCCGCGTCGCCGTGGTCTGCGGCGCCTGGCACGTGCCCGCGCTGGCCGGCCCACTGCCGTCCGCCGCGGCCGACAACGCGCTGCTGCGCGGCCTGCCCAAGGTGAAGGCGGAGCTGACCTGGGTGCCGTGGACGTACGGCCGGCTCGCCTCCCGGAGCGGCTACGGCGCGGGCGTCACCTCGCCGGGCTGGTACCACCACCTGTTCACCGTGCCCGACCGCCCGGTGGAGCGGTGGCTGGCCGAGGCGGCCAGGGTGCTCCGCGACGAAGGGCTCGCGGTGTCGTCCGCGCACGTCATCGAGTCCGTACGGCTCGCCGGGAGCCTGGCCGCGCTCCGCGGCCGGCCCCTGGCCGGGCTGAGCGAGGTCACCGAGGCGGCGAGGGCCGTCCTGTGCGAGGGCGACGACCTCGCGGTGGAGCTGATCCAGCGGCGGCTGGTCGTCGGCGACCGGCTCGGCCACGTCCCCGACGGCGTGCCGATGGTGCCGCTCCAGCGTGACCTGCGCGACCAGCAGCGGCGGCTGCGGCTGCGGCCGGAGGCGCTCGACCGCGAGCTCGACCTCGACCTGCGCAAGCCCCTCGACCTCGAACGCAGCCACCTGCTGCACCGGCTGCGGCTGCTGGAGGTGGGCTGGGGCACGCCGGGGCAGGCGCGCGGCAAGGGCACCTTCCGCGAGACGTGGACCCTGCGGTGGCGGCCGGAGCACGACCTCGCGCTGATCGAGCACGCCGCGCTCGGCACCACCGTCGCCGCGGCGGCCGTCCGGCGGGCCGCCGACCTCGCCGGGACCGGCTCGGCGGCGCTGGCGGAGCTGACGGCGCTGGTCGAGCAGTGCCTGCTGGCCGGGCTGCCGGAGGCGCTGCCCGCCGTGCTCGCGGCCCTGTCGGCGCGGGCCGCCCTGGACACCGACGTCACGCACCTCATGGCGGCGCTGCCCGCGATGGTCCGCGCCCACCGCTACGGCGACGTGCGCGGCACCCCGGCCGAGGGGCTGGCGGTGATCGTCCGCTCGATGCTGGACCGGATCAGGATCGGGCTGCCGGTCGCCGTGACCGGCCTGGACGACGACGCTGCTGCCGACCTGCTCAAACACGTCGACGCCGTCCACTCCGCCGTCGCCCTCCTCACCGAACACACAGGACCCGCCGCACGGGCCGAGGACCTTCAGGAGGAGAAGAGGCTGGCCTCAGACACCCAGCGGGAGCCGGGGCGGGCCTCAGGCGTCCAGCCGGAGTCGGCACGGACCGAGGACCTTCAGGGGGAGAAGGGGCGGCCCTCAGACACCCAGCGGGAGTCAGGGCGGGTTGAGGGGGTGGAGGGTGGCCGGGAGCGGGAGCGTTGGGTGGCGACGTTGCGGGGGCTCAGTGATCGGCGGGATCTGCACGGGCTCGTCGAGGGGCGGCTCACCCGGATCCTCCTCGACTGCGGGGAGCTCGACGACGCCGGCGACCGCATGTCCCGGGCCATGTCGCGCGGGCAGACGCCGGCACGGGCGGCGTCCTGGGTCGAGGGCTTCCTGAGCGGGGGCGGGCTGCTGCTGGTGCACGACGCGCGGCTGCTCGCCCTGGTGGACGGCTGGCTCACGGGGCTGTCCGCCGAGCAGTTCACCGACGTGCTGCCGCTGCTGCGCCGTACGTTCGGCGCGTTCGCCGCCCCGGAGCGCCGTTCGATCGGGGAGCGCCTGCGCTCGGCGGGACACGAACGCGGCGGGGACGACGCCCACGACCTGGACGAGCGCCGCGCGGCCGGCGCCGTCGCCACCGTCCTGTCGATCATCGGCCGCCCGGCGGCCCGCGCAACAGAGGGGGATCGTTGA
- a CDS encoding DUF5691 domain-containing protein, whose product MVSRWEELTSAALVGTDRRPYHGVLLEDAAVEVARLRAGRRLGPVAPPEPAPAEDRPAVGRRAAERLARILGGEHERLLPEWLAAAAATGCRVPPRMLPDLLDRGRRDGSIRAHLGVLAGRRGRWLAGLNPAWAYLLAEPTGETWELGGPADRRAHLRALRAADPGEARLLLESTWERETPDDRAEFVALLSDGLSMADEPFLEAALDDRRREVRQTAANLLTRLPGSRMARRMAERLRSCVTVTGDLILIEAPQACDKAMERDGIRPKAPRGLGERAWWLQQLISRAPLAAWGHPPERLLAMRVPDWDADVRTAWVRAAVLQRDPGWARAMFGWDPIADLLVSLPPQEQQDLAAGFVRGHEPDSQLIMVLGGVSSPWKEELATAVLHKIVKVAATQPWNLGELVKLAGEHIDPALFPLAESYSPVEPIQQVAALLRFRADLHKELLPEMSDSAPVMRPTKEHP is encoded by the coding sequence GTGGTGAGTCGGTGGGAGGAGTTGACGTCGGCGGCGCTCGTGGGCACCGATCGGCGGCCGTACCACGGCGTCCTGCTGGAGGACGCGGCCGTCGAGGTGGCGCGGCTGCGGGCCGGGCGGCGGCTCGGCCCGGTGGCGCCGCCGGAGCCCGCCCCCGCCGAGGACCGCCCGGCGGTCGGGCGGCGGGCGGCCGAGCGGCTGGCCCGGATCCTGGGCGGCGAGCACGAGCGGCTGCTGCCCGAGTGGCTGGCCGCGGCGGCGGCGACAGGCTGCCGCGTCCCCCCGCGCATGCTGCCCGACCTGCTCGACCGCGGCCGCCGCGACGGCTCCATCCGGGCACACCTCGGCGTGCTGGCCGGCCGGCGCGGCAGGTGGCTGGCCGGCCTCAACCCGGCGTGGGCCTACCTGCTGGCGGAGCCCACGGGCGAGACGTGGGAGCTCGGCGGCCCCGCCGACCGCCGCGCCCACCTGCGGGCGCTGCGCGCGGCCGACCCCGGCGAGGCCAGGCTGCTGCTGGAGAGCACGTGGGAGCGGGAGACGCCGGACGACCGGGCCGAGTTCGTCGCGCTGCTGTCCGACGGGCTGAGCATGGCCGACGAGCCGTTCCTGGAGGCCGCGCTCGACGACCGCCGCCGCGAGGTGCGCCAGACGGCCGCCAACCTCCTCACCCGCCTCCCCGGCTCCCGCATGGCGCGGCGCATGGCCGAGCGGCTGCGGTCGTGCGTCACCGTCACCGGCGACCTCATCCTCATCGAGGCCCCCCAGGCGTGTGACAAGGCGATGGAACGCGACGGCATCCGCCCCAAGGCGCCGCGCGGCCTCGGCGAGCGCGCCTGGTGGCTCCAGCAGCTCATCTCCCGCGCCCCGCTCGCGGCATGGGGCCATCCGCCCGAGCGGCTGCTGGCCATGCGCGTCCCCGACTGGGACGCCGACGTCAGGACCGCCTGGGTACGCGCCGCCGTGCTCCAGCGCGACCCCGGGTGGGCGCGGGCGATGTTCGGCTGGGACCCGATCGCCGACCTGCTGGTGTCGCTGCCCCCGCAGGAGCAGCAGGACCTGGCGGCCGGTTTCGTCCGCGGGCACGAGCCCGACAGCCAGCTCATCATGGTGCTCGGCGGCGTGTCGTCCCCGTGGAAGGAGGAGCTGGCCACGGCCGTCCTCCACAAGATCGTCAAAGTGGCGGCCACGCAGCCGTGGAACCTCGGCGAGCTGGTCAAGCTGGCCGGCGAGCACATCGACCCCGCGCTGTTCCCGCTGGCCGAGAGCTATTCGCCGGTCGAGCCGATCCAGCAGGTCGCGGCCCTGCTGCGGTTCCGCGCCGACCTGCACAAGGAGTTGTTGCCCGAGATGTCCGACAGCGCCCCGGTCATGAGACCGACGAAGGAGCACCCATGA
- a CDS encoding ATP-binding protein, with product MTVLRPHAEDQYAEELALLAKDDDRPRPPGWRLSPWAVTTYVLGDGDRVTPKYIGPRRIVEVAVATLATDRALLLLGVPGTAKTWLSEHLAAAVSGDSTLLVQGTAGTAEEAVRYGWNYARLLAEGPSLDALTPSPVMRAMAEGRVARVEELTRMPSDVQDALITVLSEKTLPIPELNREVQAERGFNVIATANDRDRGVNELSSALRRRFNTVVLPVPATAEEEVDIVARRVAQLGRSLELPETVTGLEEIRRVVTVFRELRAGVTEDGRTKLKSPSGTLSTAEAISVLTSGIALAAHFGDGVLRPADVAAGIVGAVVQEPVSDRVVWREYLETVVRERSDWRDFYRACREAT from the coding sequence ATGACCGTCCTGCGCCCGCACGCGGAAGACCAGTACGCCGAGGAGCTCGCCCTCCTCGCCAAGGACGACGACCGGCCGCGCCCGCCCGGCTGGCGGCTGTCGCCGTGGGCGGTCACCACCTACGTGCTGGGCGACGGCGACCGCGTCACCCCCAAGTACATCGGCCCCCGCCGCATCGTCGAGGTCGCCGTCGCCACGCTCGCCACCGACCGCGCGCTGCTGCTGCTCGGCGTGCCCGGCACCGCCAAGACCTGGCTGTCCGAACACCTCGCCGCCGCCGTCAGCGGCGACTCCACGCTGCTCGTGCAGGGCACGGCCGGCACCGCCGAGGAGGCCGTGCGCTACGGCTGGAACTACGCCCGCCTCCTCGCCGAGGGCCCCTCGCTCGACGCGCTCACCCCGTCGCCCGTCATGCGGGCCATGGCCGAGGGGCGCGTCGCCAGGGTCGAGGAGCTGACCCGCATGCCGTCCGACGTCCAGGACGCGCTGATCACCGTGCTGTCGGAGAAGACGCTGCCGATCCCCGAGCTCAACCGCGAGGTGCAGGCCGAACGCGGCTTCAACGTCATCGCCACCGCCAACGACCGTGACCGCGGCGTCAACGAGCTGTCCAGCGCGCTGCGCCGCCGCTTCAACACCGTCGTGCTGCCGGTGCCGGCGACCGCCGAGGAGGAGGTCGACATCGTCGCCCGGCGCGTCGCCCAGCTCGGGCGTTCGCTGGAGCTGCCGGAGACGGTCACGGGGCTGGAGGAGATCCGGCGGGTGGTGACGGTCTTCCGCGAGCTGCGCGCGGGCGTCACCGAGGACGGGCGCACCAAGCTCAAGTCGCCGAGCGGCACGCTGTCCACGGCCGAGGCCATCTCCGTGCTGACCAGCGGCATCGCGCTGGCCGCCCACTTCGGCGACGGCGTCCTGCGTCCGGCCGACGTCGCCGCCGGGATCGTGGGGGCCGTGGTGCAGGAGCCGGTGTCCGACCGGGTGGTGTGGCGCGAATACCTGGAGACCGTGGTCCGCGAGCGCTCCGACTGGCGCGACTTCTACCGAGCCTGCCGCGAGGCCACATGA
- a CDS encoding MFS transporter: protein MTVTASQETGEAQGYRWRWVALFVILAAEVMDLLDALVTTIAAPTIQRELGGTDSLVQWLGAGYTLAMAVGLITGGRLGDLYGRKRMFLIGAFGFTAASLLCGVAGSPEMLIGARVLQGLFGAVMLPQGLGLIKEMFPPHELGKAFGMFGPVMTISSVGGPVLAGWLVDADFFGTGWRMIFLINLPLGLAAALAGIRFLPEYRLSNATRLDLGGVGLVSLAALLLIYPLIQGRELGWPWWTFASMAASAVVFAVFARYESRRAASGRDPLVVPGLFRKRAFTGGLVAGLAFFSGMMGFGLVFSLYAQMGLGFTPLKAGLAGLPQAIGGVIGFGLAMSGLQEKLGRGLLQIGATVMAAGAAALALTIHFAGLDVTVWQLAPGLGLVGIGMGLTMAPFFDIVLAGVEPHESGSASGTLTAVQQLGGALGSAVLGTLFFNLLADRWGFGDSMEVTVWVEVGLLVLTFALSFLMPRHARPGQDPAH from the coding sequence ATGACCGTCACCGCCTCCCAGGAGACGGGAGAGGCCCAGGGCTACCGGTGGAGATGGGTCGCGCTCTTCGTGATCCTCGCCGCCGAGGTCATGGACCTGCTCGACGCCCTGGTCACCACCATCGCCGCCCCGACCATCCAGCGTGAGCTGGGCGGCACCGACAGCCTCGTGCAGTGGCTCGGGGCCGGCTACACGCTCGCCATGGCCGTCGGCCTCATCACCGGCGGCCGGCTCGGCGACCTGTACGGCCGCAAGCGCATGTTCCTCATCGGCGCCTTCGGCTTCACCGCGGCCTCGCTGCTGTGCGGCGTCGCCGGCAGCCCGGAGATGCTGATCGGCGCCCGGGTGCTGCAGGGCCTGTTCGGCGCCGTGATGCTGCCCCAAGGGCTGGGCCTGATCAAGGAGATGTTCCCGCCGCACGAGCTGGGCAAGGCGTTCGGCATGTTCGGTCCGGTCATGACCATCTCGTCGGTCGGCGGCCCGGTGCTGGCCGGCTGGCTCGTCGACGCCGACTTCTTCGGCACCGGCTGGCGCATGATCTTCCTGATCAACCTGCCGCTCGGCCTGGCCGCCGCGCTCGCCGGGATCCGCTTCCTGCCTGAATACCGCCTGTCCAACGCCACCCGGCTCGACCTCGGCGGCGTCGGCCTGGTCTCGCTCGCCGCCCTGCTGCTCATCTACCCGCTCATCCAGGGGCGCGAGCTGGGCTGGCCCTGGTGGACGTTCGCGTCCATGGCCGCCTCGGCCGTGGTCTTCGCCGTCTTCGCCCGGTACGAGTCCCGCCGCGCCGCCTCCGGCAGGGACCCGCTCGTCGTCCCCGGCCTGTTCCGCAAGCGCGCCTTCACCGGCGGGCTCGTCGCCGGCCTCGCCTTCTTCTCCGGCATGATGGGCTTCGGCCTGGTCTTCAGCCTCTACGCCCAGATGGGGCTCGGCTTCACGCCGCTCAAGGCGGGCCTCGCCGGGCTGCCGCAGGCCATCGGCGGCGTGATCGGCTTCGGCCTGGCGATGTCCGGGCTGCAGGAGAAGCTCGGGCGCGGGCTGCTGCAGATCGGCGCGACCGTGATGGCGGCCGGCGCGGCCGCGCTCGCGCTCACCATCCACTTCGCCGGGCTCGACGTCACCGTCTGGCAGCTCGCCCCCGGCCTCGGCCTCGTCGGCATCGGCATGGGCCTCACCATGGCGCCGTTCTTCGACATCGTGCTCGCCGGGGTGGAGCCGCACGAGTCCGGCTCGGCGTCCGGGACGCTGACCGCCGTGCAGCAGCTCGGCGGGGCGCTCGGCAGCGCCGTGCTGGGGACGCTGTTCTTCAACCTGCTCGCCGACCGGTGGGGGTTCGGCGACTCGATGGAGGTCACGGTGTGGGTCGAGGTCGGGCTGCTGGTGCTGACGTTCGCGCTGTCGTTCCTGATGCCGCGGCACGCCCGCCCCGGCCAGGACCCCGCCCACTGA
- a CDS encoding VWA domain-containing protein has translation MRRWRLVLGGGDADGVGYGLQGDDAHMDAALAAVYDSGEGGGGAGTGGGREGGLGASAPRVARWLGDIRTYFPATVVQVMQKDAIERLNLTRLLLEPEMLEAVEPDVHLVGTLLALNKVMPDQARESARAVVRTVVAELERRLAQRTRAAVTGALDRSARTHRPKRVADVDWDRTIRANLKHYLPDRNTVVPSRLVGYARRRRAVQREVVLCVDQSGSMAASVVYASVFGAVLASMRSLKTSIVVFDTAVVDLTDQLQDPVELLFGTQLGGGTDINRAIAYCQGLVSRPGDSIFVLISDLYEGGVRQEMLRRVAAMKEAGVQVIVLLALSDEGAPFYDHENAAALAAMGVPAFACTPDAFPGLMAAAIERRDIGRWAERAFGA, from the coding sequence ATGCGGCGCTGGCGGCTGGTGCTGGGCGGTGGGGACGCCGACGGGGTCGGGTACGGGTTGCAGGGCGACGACGCCCACATGGACGCGGCCCTGGCCGCCGTCTACGACAGCGGCGAGGGCGGCGGCGGGGCCGGGACCGGCGGCGGCAGGGAGGGCGGGCTGGGGGCGTCCGCGCCGCGCGTGGCCCGCTGGCTCGGCGACATCCGCACGTACTTCCCCGCCACGGTCGTCCAGGTGATGCAGAAGGACGCGATCGAACGGCTCAACCTCACCAGGCTCCTCCTGGAGCCGGAGATGCTGGAGGCCGTGGAGCCGGACGTGCACCTGGTCGGCACCCTGCTCGCGCTCAACAAGGTGATGCCCGACCAGGCCCGCGAGTCGGCGCGGGCGGTGGTCCGCACGGTGGTGGCCGAGCTGGAGCGCCGGCTGGCGCAGCGGACGCGGGCGGCGGTGACGGGCGCGCTCGACCGTTCGGCGCGCACCCACCGCCCGAAGCGGGTGGCCGACGTCGACTGGGACCGTACGATCCGGGCGAACCTCAAGCACTACCTGCCGGACCGCAACACGGTGGTCCCGTCCCGGCTGGTCGGCTACGCCCGGCGGAGGCGGGCGGTGCAGCGCGAGGTGGTGCTGTGCGTCGACCAGAGCGGGTCGATGGCGGCGTCGGTGGTGTACGCGAGCGTGTTCGGGGCGGTGCTGGCCTCGATGCGGTCGTTGAAGACGTCGATCGTGGTGTTCGACACGGCGGTGGTGGACCTCACGGACCAGTTGCAGGACCCGGTGGAGCTGCTGTTCGGCACCCAGCTCGGCGGCGGCACCGACATCAACCGGGCCATCGCCTACTGCCAGGGGCTCGTCTCCCGGCCGGGCGACTCGATCTTCGTCCTGATCAGCGACCTGTACGAGGGCGGCGTCCGGCAGGAGATGCTGCGCCGGGTGGCGGCGATGAAGGAGGCCGGCGTCCAGGTGATCGTGCTGCTGGCGCTGTCGGACGAGGGGGCGCCGTTCTACGACCACGAGAACGCCGCGGCGCTGGCCGCGATGGGGGTGCCGGCGTTCGCCTGCACTCCCGACGCCTTCCCCGGCCTGATGGCGGCGGCGATCGAGCGCCGTGACATCGGCCGGTGGGCGGAACGCGCCTTCGGAGCCTGA
- a CDS encoding MFS transporter, protein MTTTVGKAPAAGGVVSAPYRALSFGLVAIVTLMAFEAMAVATAMPVVARELHGMRLYNLAFSATLAASVIATVLGGRWSDRRGPLEPIAAGVATFVAGLLLAGFAPDMEVFVAGRFVQGLGAGATQVALYVLVARVYPAALHPKVFALFSAAWVVPSMVGPAIAGFVVENADWRWIFLGVSLIVVPSALLLWRGTTGRDLGADPGRTPGPGADPSDPGLGADPSDPGLGADPSDPGLAAGPVEPAPAPGLGRKLAWAAVTAVAAALIQYGSAMELAGLPLLAAGVVLLAVALPRLLLPGSLRAAPGLPTAPVLRGLAFGSLTAAQVLIPLMLINERGLSATAAGIVLTIGALGWSTGSWLKGRGRISNLLAVRGGAALLATGLALVTLVLVDAVPLALAHVAMALAGLGIGMLHPTVSVLVLEMSAPGEEGQNSAAVGVGESVFTVVAVAASGAVFTASGGSYAAGLLTAVALAVLAFALAPRLVRSRTAGTMEVSAP, encoded by the coding sequence ATGACGACGACTGTTGGCAAGGCGCCGGCCGCGGGCGGCGTGGTGTCGGCGCCGTACCGGGCGCTGAGTTTCGGGCTTGTGGCCATCGTGACCCTGATGGCGTTCGAGGCGATGGCGGTGGCCACGGCCATGCCGGTGGTGGCCCGCGAACTGCACGGCATGCGCCTGTACAACCTGGCCTTCAGCGCCACGCTGGCGGCCAGTGTGATCGCGACCGTGCTGGGCGGGCGGTGGAGCGACCGGCGGGGGCCGCTCGAACCGATCGCGGCCGGGGTGGCGACGTTCGTGGCGGGGCTGCTGCTGGCGGGGTTCGCGCCCGACATGGAGGTGTTCGTGGCCGGGCGGTTCGTGCAGGGGCTCGGGGCCGGGGCCACCCAGGTCGCCCTGTACGTGCTGGTCGCCCGCGTCTACCCCGCCGCGCTGCATCCGAAGGTGTTCGCGCTGTTCTCGGCCGCGTGGGTGGTGCCGTCGATGGTGGGCCCGGCGATCGCCGGGTTCGTGGTGGAGAACGCCGACTGGCGGTGGATCTTCCTCGGCGTCTCGCTCATCGTCGTGCCGTCGGCGCTGCTGCTCTGGCGCGGCACCACCGGCCGCGACCTCGGCGCGGACCCTGGACGGACGCCCGGTCCGGGCGCGGACCCCTCGGACCCCGGTCTGGGCGCGGACCCCTCGGACCCCGGTCTGGGCGCGGACCCCTCGGACCCCGGTCTCGCTGCGGGCCCCGTCGAGCCCGCGCCGGCCCCCGGCCTCGGCCGCAAGCTCGCCTGGGCCGCCGTGACGGCCGTGGCCGCCGCGCTCATCCAGTACGGCAGCGCGATGGAACTGGCCGGCCTGCCCCTGCTCGCCGCGGGCGTCGTCCTGCTGGCCGTGGCCCTGCCCAGGCTGCTGCTGCCCGGCTCGCTGCGGGCCGCGCCCGGCCTGCCGACCGCGCCGGTGCTGCGCGGACTGGCGTTCGGCTCGCTCACCGCCGCCCAGGTGCTGATCCCGCTCATGCTCATCAACGAGCGCGGGCTCAGCGCCACCGCCGCCGGCATCGTCCTCACGATCGGCGCCCTCGGCTGGTCCACCGGCTCCTGGCTCAAGGGCCGCGGCCGGATCAGCAACCTGCTCGCCGTCCGCGGCGGGGCCGCCCTGCTCGCGACCGGCCTCGCGCTGGTGACGCTCGTGCTGGTGGACGCGGTGCCGCTGGCGCTCGCGCACGTGGCCATGGCGCTCGCCGGGCTCGGCATCGGCATGCTGCACCCGACGGTCTCGGTGCTGGTGCTGGAGATGTCCGCGCCGGGGGAGGAGGGCCAGAACAGCGCCGCCGTGGGCGTCGGCGAGTCGGTCTTCACCGTGGTGGCCGTGGCGGCCAGCGGAGCGGTCTTCACCGCCTCCGGCGGCAGCTACGCGGCCGGTCTGCTCACCGCCGTGGCGCTGGCGGTGCTGGCGTTCGCGCTGGCCCCCCGTTTGGTCCGGTCCCGTACAGCAGGCACTATGGAAGTGTCCGCGCCCTGA
- a CDS encoding TetR/AcrR family transcriptional regulator C-terminal domain-containing protein, which produces MDRTRTTDGVPVPPWRKSRRQPQPKRQLSQDLIVEAGLLILDAEGFDALSMRRVAQELDTGPASLYAHVANKEELLELIYDRVLGELRLPERDPSRWKEQLRAYCLEVHRVLCRHSDVARAALASIPTGPNSLRAGEFVYGLLIEAGMDPREASLVMDRLSLYLIGDAYEGSLHLARMRASGMSDPREYFERFSGQIATYYRALPASTFPHLHRHIDELIADDGENRFLYGLELMLDGLESRMPGA; this is translated from the coding sequence ATGGACCGGACGAGGACGACCGACGGCGTGCCCGTGCCTCCCTGGCGCAAGTCACGCCGGCAGCCGCAGCCCAAGCGCCAGCTCAGCCAGGACCTCATCGTCGAGGCCGGGCTGCTGATCCTGGACGCCGAGGGGTTCGACGCGCTCAGCATGCGGCGCGTCGCCCAAGAGCTCGACACCGGCCCGGCGTCCCTGTACGCCCACGTGGCCAACAAGGAGGAGCTGCTGGAGCTGATCTACGACCGGGTGCTCGGCGAGCTCCGGCTGCCCGAGCGCGACCCGTCCCGCTGGAAGGAGCAGCTGCGCGCGTACTGCCTGGAGGTGCACCGCGTGCTCTGCCGCCACTCCGACGTGGCCCGCGCGGCGCTGGCCAGCATCCCCACCGGCCCCAACTCCCTGCGCGCGGGCGAGTTCGTCTACGGGCTGCTCATCGAGGCCGGCATGGATCCGAGGGAGGCGTCGCTGGTCATGGACCGCCTCTCGCTCTACCTCATCGGCGACGCCTACGAGGGCTCCCTGCACCTGGCCCGCATGCGCGCCTCCGGGATGAGCGACCCGCGGGAGTACTTCGAGCGGTTCTCCGGCCAGATCGCCACCTACTACCGCGCCCTGCCCGCCTCCACCTTCCCGCACCTGCACCGGCACATCGACGAGCTGATCGCCGACGACGGCGAGAACCGCTTCCTGTACGGGCTGGAGCTGATGCTCGACGGCCTCGAGAGCCGCATGCCGGGGGCCTGA